One stretch of Apis cerana isolate GH-2021 linkage group LG8, AcerK_1.0, whole genome shotgun sequence DNA includes these proteins:
- the LOC108004175 gene encoding sodium-independent sulfate anion transporter isoform X4, with protein sequence MASFVYIVFGSCKSITIGPTAIMATMVQPLVSKYGPDMAVLLSFLKGCMIAILGLLHLGFLLDFISLPVITGFTAAASINIAASQIKPLLGIPGRSEDLVDALISVFSNLNDIRYQDTSLGVATIIILVLLKNLPGRRIGSWPQKIAWAVTLARNALVVIIGTVIAYIFYINNEEPFKLTGSMGNGLPQIGLPHFSISDGNRTYDFLETTAAMGTTLFSVPIVSTIEHMAIAKAFAMGKSLDATQEMFALGLCNMFGSFVRSMPITGSFTRTAVNHSSGVKTTLGGLFTGCLVLLASSLLTSTFRFIPKATLAGVIMCSMYYMLDFKTYALIWRAKKIDFLLMLITLLFCVFYKLEWGIIIGIVLNLLILLYFSARPSVHTEIEQIEDKIAIRIIPEESITFPAAEYFRANIMQLSEENSLNVVLDCKNVKRIDVTVAKNLKLLSNDLRLRGQNIVCENCPDNIGNILKIVAPDL encoded by the exons ATGGCCTCATTCGTATACATTGTTTTTGGTTCCTGTAAAAGTATTACTATTGGACCAACTGCTATTATGGCAACGATGGTGCAACCTTTGGTATCAAAGTACGGTCCAGATATGGCTGTATTGCTTTCGTTTTTAAAGGGCTGTATGATAGCAATACTTGGATTACTTCATTTGG GTTTTCTGTTGGATTTCATTTCGTTACCCGTGATTACGGGTTTCACTGCGGCTGCGTCCATTAATATAGCTGCTTCACAAATTAAACCATTGTTAGGTATCCCTGGTAGAAGTGAAGACTTGGTAGATGCATTAATCTCAGTATTCTCGAATCTTAATGACATTCGCTATCAAGACACGTCGCTAGGTGttgcaacaataataattttggtttTATTAAAG aatttaccAGGGCGTCGAATTGGTAGCTGGCCACAGAAAATTGCTTGGGCTGTTACTCTTGCACGTAATGCATTAGTGGTTATCATAGGTACTGTGATtgcctatattttttatataaacaatgaaGAACCTTTCAAGCTAACTG gATCGATGGGTAATGGATTACCACAGATTGGTTTACCACATTTCTCAATATCAGATGGAAATCGTACATACGATTTTCTTGAAACAACAGCTGCTATGGGAACAACACTTTTCTCTGTTCCGATTGTATCTACGATTGAGCATATGGCGATAGCAAAAGCTTTTG CAATGGGAAAGTCTTTGGATGCAACACAGGAAATGTTCGCGTTAGGTTTGTGCAATATGTTTGGTTCATTTGTTCGATCAATGCCAATTACAGGTTCTTTTACAAGAACGGCTGTTAATCATTCGTCCGGAGTTAAAACAACTTTGGGAGGCTTATTTACAG GCTGTCTTGTTTTACTCGCTTCTAGTTTATTAACATCCACTTTTCGTTTTATTCCTAAAGCCACTTTAGCTGGTGTTATAATGTGTTCTATGTATTATATGCTTGACTTCAAAACGTATGCATTAATATGGCGTGCTAAAA aaattgattttctacTGATGttgattacattattattttgtgttttttataaattagaatggGGAATCATTATTGGTATAGTTTTAAAtctactaatattattatatttctctgcTCGACCTTCCGTCCATACCGAAATCGAACAG atAGAAGACAAAATCGCGATTCGTATTATTCCCGAAGAAAGTATTACATTCCCAGCAGCAGAATATTTTAGAGCTAACATAATGCAACTTTCAGAAGAAAACTCGCTTAATGTTGTACTTGATTGTAAGAATGTAAAAAGGATCGATGTAACGGTTGCAAAG aatcttaaattattatccaacGATCTACGACTTCGAGGACAAAATATTGTCTGTGAAAATTGTCCagataatattggaaatatattaaaaattgttgctcCAGacctttga
- the LOC108004175 gene encoding sodium-independent sulfate anion transporter isoform X2, translating to MKITKVSQCNKKSCYGYIKRRLPILSWTKDYKFTWLAQDALAGLTVGLTAIPQGIAYAIVANLSPEYGLYASFMASFVYIVFGSCKSITIGPTAIMATMVQPLVSKYGPDMAVLLSFLKGCMIAILGLLHLGFLLDFISLPVITGFTAAASINIAASQIKPLLGIPGRSEDLVDALISVFSNLNDIRYQDTSLGVATIIILVLLKNLPGRRIGSWPQKIAWAVTLARNALVVIIGTVIAYIFYINNEEPFKLTGSMGNGLPQIGLPHFSISDGNRTYDFLETTAAMGTTLFSVPIVSTIEHMAIAKAFAMGKSLDATQEMFALGLCNMFGSFVRSMPITGSFTRTAVNHSSGVKTTLGGLFTGCLVLLASSLLTSTFRFIPKATLAGVIMCSMYYMLDFKTYALIWRAKKIDFLLMLITLLFCVFYKLEWGIIIGIVLNLLILLYFSARPSVHTEIEQIEDKIAIRIIPEESITFPAAEYFRANIMQLSEENSLNVVLDCKNVKRIDVTVAKNLKLLSNDLRLRGQNIVCENCPDNIGNILKIVAPDL from the exons atgaagatAACAAAAG tgtctcaatgtaataaaaaatcttgttaTGGATATATCAAACGAAGATTACCAATTTTATCATGGACAAAGGACTACAAATTCACATGGTTAGCACAAGATGCATTAGCCGGCTTAACGGTTGGCCTTACAGCTATTCCACAAGGTATTGCTTACGCTATCGTTGCTAACTTAAGTCCCGag taTGGATTGTATGCATCTTTCATGGCCTCATTCGTATACATTGTTTTTGGTTCCTGTAAAAGTATTACTATTGGACCAACTGCTATTATGGCAACGATGGTGCAACCTTTGGTATCAAAGTACGGTCCAGATATGGCTGTATTGCTTTCGTTTTTAAAGGGCTGTATGATAGCAATACTTGGATTACTTCATTTGG GTTTTCTGTTGGATTTCATTTCGTTACCCGTGATTACGGGTTTCACTGCGGCTGCGTCCATTAATATAGCTGCTTCACAAATTAAACCATTGTTAGGTATCCCTGGTAGAAGTGAAGACTTGGTAGATGCATTAATCTCAGTATTCTCGAATCTTAATGACATTCGCTATCAAGACACGTCGCTAGGTGttgcaacaataataattttggtttTATTAAAG aatttaccAGGGCGTCGAATTGGTAGCTGGCCACAGAAAATTGCTTGGGCTGTTACTCTTGCACGTAATGCATTAGTGGTTATCATAGGTACTGTGATtgcctatattttttatataaacaatgaaGAACCTTTCAAGCTAACTG gATCGATGGGTAATGGATTACCACAGATTGGTTTACCACATTTCTCAATATCAGATGGAAATCGTACATACGATTTTCTTGAAACAACAGCTGCTATGGGAACAACACTTTTCTCTGTTCCGATTGTATCTACGATTGAGCATATGGCGATAGCAAAAGCTTTTG CAATGGGAAAGTCTTTGGATGCAACACAGGAAATGTTCGCGTTAGGTTTGTGCAATATGTTTGGTTCATTTGTTCGATCAATGCCAATTACAGGTTCTTTTACAAGAACGGCTGTTAATCATTCGTCCGGAGTTAAAACAACTTTGGGAGGCTTATTTACAG GCTGTCTTGTTTTACTCGCTTCTAGTTTATTAACATCCACTTTTCGTTTTATTCCTAAAGCCACTTTAGCTGGTGTTATAATGTGTTCTATGTATTATATGCTTGACTTCAAAACGTATGCATTAATATGGCGTGCTAAAA aaattgattttctacTGATGttgattacattattattttgtgttttttataaattagaatggGGAATCATTATTGGTATAGTTTTAAAtctactaatattattatatttctctgcTCGACCTTCCGTCCATACCGAAATCGAACAG atAGAAGACAAAATCGCGATTCGTATTATTCCCGAAGAAAGTATTACATTCCCAGCAGCAGAATATTTTAGAGCTAACATAATGCAACTTTCAGAAGAAAACTCGCTTAATGTTGTACTTGATTGTAAGAATGTAAAAAGGATCGATGTAACGGTTGCAAAG aatcttaaattattatccaacGATCTACGACTTCGAGGACAAAATATTGTCTGTGAAAATTGTCCagataatattggaaatatattaaaaattgttgctcCAGacctttga
- the LOC108004175 gene encoding sodium-independent sulfate anion transporter isoform X3, with the protein MLNKAKDTFYKKMSQCNKKSCYGYIKRRLPILSWTKDYKFTWLAQDALAGLTVGLTAIPQGIAYAIVANLSPEYGLYASFMASFVYIVFGSCKSITIGPTAIMATMVQPLVSKYGPDMAVLLSFLKGCMIAILGLLHLGFLLDFISLPVITGFTAAASINIAASQIKPLLGIPGRSEDLVDALISVFSNLNDIRYQDTSLGVATIIILVLLKNLPGRRIGSWPQKIAWAVTLARNALVVIIGTVIAYIFYINNEEPFKLTGSMGNGLPQIGLPHFSISDGNRTYDFLETTAAMGTTLFSVPIVSTIEHMAIAKAFAMGKSLDATQEMFALGLCNMFGSFVRSMPITGSFTRTAVNHSSGVKTTLGGLFTATLAGVIMCSMYYMLDFKTYALIWRAKKIDFLLMLITLLFCVFYKLEWGIIIGIVLNLLILLYFSARPSVHTEIEQIEDKIAIRIIPEESITFPAAEYFRANIMQLSEENSLNVVLDCKNVKRIDVTVAKNLKLLSNDLRLRGQNIVCENCPDNIGNILKIVAPDL; encoded by the exons atgttgaaTAAGGCGAAGGACACGTTTTATAAGAAAA tgtctcaatgtaataaaaaatcttgttaTGGATATATCAAACGAAGATTACCAATTTTATCATGGACAAAGGACTACAAATTCACATGGTTAGCACAAGATGCATTAGCCGGCTTAACGGTTGGCCTTACAGCTATTCCACAAGGTATTGCTTACGCTATCGTTGCTAACTTAAGTCCCGag taTGGATTGTATGCATCTTTCATGGCCTCATTCGTATACATTGTTTTTGGTTCCTGTAAAAGTATTACTATTGGACCAACTGCTATTATGGCAACGATGGTGCAACCTTTGGTATCAAAGTACGGTCCAGATATGGCTGTATTGCTTTCGTTTTTAAAGGGCTGTATGATAGCAATACTTGGATTACTTCATTTGG GTTTTCTGTTGGATTTCATTTCGTTACCCGTGATTACGGGTTTCACTGCGGCTGCGTCCATTAATATAGCTGCTTCACAAATTAAACCATTGTTAGGTATCCCTGGTAGAAGTGAAGACTTGGTAGATGCATTAATCTCAGTATTCTCGAATCTTAATGACATTCGCTATCAAGACACGTCGCTAGGTGttgcaacaataataattttggtttTATTAAAG aatttaccAGGGCGTCGAATTGGTAGCTGGCCACAGAAAATTGCTTGGGCTGTTACTCTTGCACGTAATGCATTAGTGGTTATCATAGGTACTGTGATtgcctatattttttatataaacaatgaaGAACCTTTCAAGCTAACTG gATCGATGGGTAATGGATTACCACAGATTGGTTTACCACATTTCTCAATATCAGATGGAAATCGTACATACGATTTTCTTGAAACAACAGCTGCTATGGGAACAACACTTTTCTCTGTTCCGATTGTATCTACGATTGAGCATATGGCGATAGCAAAAGCTTTTG CAATGGGAAAGTCTTTGGATGCAACACAGGAAATGTTCGCGTTAGGTTTGTGCAATATGTTTGGTTCATTTGTTCGATCAATGCCAATTACAGGTTCTTTTACAAGAACGGCTGTTAATCATTCGTCCGGAGTTAAAACAACTTTGGGAGGCTTATTTACAG CCACTTTAGCTGGTGTTATAATGTGTTCTATGTATTATATGCTTGACTTCAAAACGTATGCATTAATATGGCGTGCTAAAA aaattgattttctacTGATGttgattacattattattttgtgttttttataaattagaatggGGAATCATTATTGGTATAGTTTTAAAtctactaatattattatatttctctgcTCGACCTTCCGTCCATACCGAAATCGAACAG atAGAAGACAAAATCGCGATTCGTATTATTCCCGAAGAAAGTATTACATTCCCAGCAGCAGAATATTTTAGAGCTAACATAATGCAACTTTCAGAAGAAAACTCGCTTAATGTTGTACTTGATTGTAAGAATGTAAAAAGGATCGATGTAACGGTTGCAAAG aatcttaaattattatccaacGATCTACGACTTCGAGGACAAAATATTGTCTGTGAAAATTGTCCagataatattggaaatatattaaaaattgttgctcCAGacctttga
- the LOC108004175 gene encoding sodium-independent sulfate anion transporter isoform X1 has product MLNKAKDTFYKKMSQCNKKSCYGYIKRRLPILSWTKDYKFTWLAQDALAGLTVGLTAIPQGIAYAIVANLSPEYGLYASFMASFVYIVFGSCKSITIGPTAIMATMVQPLVSKYGPDMAVLLSFLKGCMIAILGLLHLGFLLDFISLPVITGFTAAASINIAASQIKPLLGIPGRSEDLVDALISVFSNLNDIRYQDTSLGVATIIILVLLKNLPGRRIGSWPQKIAWAVTLARNALVVIIGTVIAYIFYINNEEPFKLTGSMGNGLPQIGLPHFSISDGNRTYDFLETTAAMGTTLFSVPIVSTIEHMAIAKAFAMGKSLDATQEMFALGLCNMFGSFVRSMPITGSFTRTAVNHSSGVKTTLGGLFTGCLVLLASSLLTSTFRFIPKATLAGVIMCSMYYMLDFKTYALIWRAKKIDFLLMLITLLFCVFYKLEWGIIIGIVLNLLILLYFSARPSVHTEIEQIEDKIAIRIIPEESITFPAAEYFRANIMQLSEENSLNVVLDCKNVKRIDVTVAKNLKLLSNDLRLRGQNIVCENCPDNIGNILKIVAPDL; this is encoded by the exons atgttgaaTAAGGCGAAGGACACGTTTTATAAGAAAA tgtctcaatgtaataaaaaatcttgttaTGGATATATCAAACGAAGATTACCAATTTTATCATGGACAAAGGACTACAAATTCACATGGTTAGCACAAGATGCATTAGCCGGCTTAACGGTTGGCCTTACAGCTATTCCACAAGGTATTGCTTACGCTATCGTTGCTAACTTAAGTCCCGag taTGGATTGTATGCATCTTTCATGGCCTCATTCGTATACATTGTTTTTGGTTCCTGTAAAAGTATTACTATTGGACCAACTGCTATTATGGCAACGATGGTGCAACCTTTGGTATCAAAGTACGGTCCAGATATGGCTGTATTGCTTTCGTTTTTAAAGGGCTGTATGATAGCAATACTTGGATTACTTCATTTGG GTTTTCTGTTGGATTTCATTTCGTTACCCGTGATTACGGGTTTCACTGCGGCTGCGTCCATTAATATAGCTGCTTCACAAATTAAACCATTGTTAGGTATCCCTGGTAGAAGTGAAGACTTGGTAGATGCATTAATCTCAGTATTCTCGAATCTTAATGACATTCGCTATCAAGACACGTCGCTAGGTGttgcaacaataataattttggtttTATTAAAG aatttaccAGGGCGTCGAATTGGTAGCTGGCCACAGAAAATTGCTTGGGCTGTTACTCTTGCACGTAATGCATTAGTGGTTATCATAGGTACTGTGATtgcctatattttttatataaacaatgaaGAACCTTTCAAGCTAACTG gATCGATGGGTAATGGATTACCACAGATTGGTTTACCACATTTCTCAATATCAGATGGAAATCGTACATACGATTTTCTTGAAACAACAGCTGCTATGGGAACAACACTTTTCTCTGTTCCGATTGTATCTACGATTGAGCATATGGCGATAGCAAAAGCTTTTG CAATGGGAAAGTCTTTGGATGCAACACAGGAAATGTTCGCGTTAGGTTTGTGCAATATGTTTGGTTCATTTGTTCGATCAATGCCAATTACAGGTTCTTTTACAAGAACGGCTGTTAATCATTCGTCCGGAGTTAAAACAACTTTGGGAGGCTTATTTACAG GCTGTCTTGTTTTACTCGCTTCTAGTTTATTAACATCCACTTTTCGTTTTATTCCTAAAGCCACTTTAGCTGGTGTTATAATGTGTTCTATGTATTATATGCTTGACTTCAAAACGTATGCATTAATATGGCGTGCTAAAA aaattgattttctacTGATGttgattacattattattttgtgttttttataaattagaatggGGAATCATTATTGGTATAGTTTTAAAtctactaatattattatatttctctgcTCGACCTTCCGTCCATACCGAAATCGAACAG atAGAAGACAAAATCGCGATTCGTATTATTCCCGAAGAAAGTATTACATTCCCAGCAGCAGAATATTTTAGAGCTAACATAATGCAACTTTCAGAAGAAAACTCGCTTAATGTTGTACTTGATTGTAAGAATGTAAAAAGGATCGATGTAACGGTTGCAAAG aatcttaaattattatccaacGATCTACGACTTCGAGGACAAAATATTGTCTGTGAAAATTGTCCagataatattggaaatatattaaaaattgttgctcCAGacctttga
- the LOC133666621 gene encoding LOW QUALITY PROTEIN: trissin receptor (The sequence of the model RefSeq protein was modified relative to this genomic sequence to represent the inferred CDS: inserted 6 bases in 5 codons; deleted 4 bases in 2 codons; substituted 5 bases at 5 genomic stop codons), translated as MINRQKMINSCDIIIHEVHNKKSLMDNETSLYDIFLNEEYILNRIDIRVIFIMLYTIVFVFCFLDNLTIIFIVMFSXQLCSIINFFLINLIIPDFYVDIFCIYQTLTNYLMNSXHIXTLHTFSYIMSILISIIVCIERYLAIVYFIKCKSVNXTGSQLXIIIDIVXIIAIIYVCQKFFYVETIKNYLITSEMDIIYITNNKKHNKTLLDXLIFFYLLPLLLISCLYXRIVVGLWRSSTXGESGSTAKSKDGSVHRVHKLSKNILYTRHGVIRYVLYYNYYIYERYRSSNYDRCXNLSTLLTLFNLFILYTNSCLNPLLYNFFSHNF; from the exons atGATCAATCGTCAAAA aatgatCAACAGCTGTGACATCATCATTCATGAAGTTCACAATAAAAAAAGCCTGATGGATAACGAAACttctttatatgatatatttctaaatgaaGAGTACATTCTTAACAGGATTGATAtaagagtaatttttattatgctttATACCATTGTCTTCGTTTTCTGCTTTCTCG ataatttaacgATAATCTTCATCGTAATGTTCTCTTGACAACTATgcagtattattaatttttttttaattaatttgataataccTGATTTCTACGTcgatattttttgcatatatcAAACTTTAACGAATTATTTGATGAACAGTTAACACAT CACACTTCAcactttttcttatataatgagtatattaatttcaataatagttTGCATCGAACGATACTTGgctattgtttattttattaaatgcaaatccgta aattaaactggaagtcaattataaatcataatagatATTGTTTAGATCATAGCCATAATTTACGTTTGCCAAAAATTCTTCTATGTTGAaaccataaaaaattatttaatcacgaGTGAAATGgacatcatatatataactaataacAAAAAGCATAACAAAACACTGTTAg atctcatttttttttacttacttcCACTTCTCTTGATATCTTGCCTTT ACAGAATTGTCGTCGGTTTATGGCGAAGTAGTA TTGGAGAATCAGGCTCAACGGCTAAAAGCAAAGACGGTAGTGTTCATCGCGTTCATAAATTAAGCAAAAACATACTTTATACCAGACATGGTGTGATAAGGTAtgtattatactataattactatatatatgag CGTTATCGAAGTTCAAATTATGATCGTT TGAATCTGAGCACTCTTCTAACCTtattcaatctttttattttgtatacaaaCTCT TGTTTAAAccctttattatataattttttctcacataatttttga
- the LOC108004180 gene encoding D-3-phosphoglycerate dehydrogenase, whose amino-acid sequence MSTTLRSVLISDPVDACCGELLVRHGIPVTTKYKLSKEKLIKELQNHEGLIVRSETKVTADVFACCPNLRVVGRAGTGVDNIDLEAATRKGVIVLNTPSGNSISACELTCALISNLARNVTQAVQSLKDGRWDRKLYSGFELSGKTLAVLGMGRIGREVTRRMQAYGMRVIAFDPLLTSEDANYLNVEKFSLDEIWPMADYITVHTPLIPQTKNLINATTLAKCKKGIRIINVARGGIVDEEALLNALKSGHCAGAALDVFTEEPPKNSVTLELIAHPKVICTPHLGASTEEAQQRVAEEIAQQFLVLAGRSTEYVITGIVNAPMLSAAMSHENASWIELSKKLGNLISRILKGKLNITVHNQIIGNKEMEKKTFIHTAILVGILSGQTKNGLNLINAPTLAQEIGIDIKRSYEESTNIEAIVIQAEGHWIKGTVRNNKPMLLSLDDALFSDGITLGDFISLYQTSNIQDLAQIVNVFSLKNINICNLNTNGNWMIIQTDREVSIPINGIESF is encoded by the exons ATGTCAACCACACTTAGAAGCGTTCTCATAAGCGATCCTGTAGACGCATGTTGCGGTGAGTTACTTGTTCGTCACGGTATTCCAGTTACcaccaaatataaattatcaaaggaaaaattgataaaagaacTACAG AATCACGAAGGATTGATTGTTCGATCAGAGACAAAAGTAACTGCCGATGTATTCGCTTGTTGTCCAAACCTTCGCGTCGTTGGCCGAGCTGGTACTGGTGTTGATAACATCGATCTTGAAGCTGCCACACGGAAAGGAGTCATTGTATTGAA taCTCCCAGTGGAAACAGCATTAGCGCTTGCGAATTAACATGCGCTCTAATCTCTAATTTGGCGCGTAATGTTACTCAAGCAGTTCAATCATTGAAAGACGGAAGATGGGATAGAAAATTGTATTCCGGTTTCGAATTATCCGGGAAAACTCTTGCCGTACTTGGAATGGGTCGTATTGGACGGGAAGTAACACGAAGAATGCAAGCATATGGAATGCGAGTGATCGCCTTCGATCCTCTACTCACATCTGAAGATGCAAATTATCTCAatgtcgaaaaattttctttggatGAGATATGGCCAATGGCTGATTATATTACTGTACATACACCACTTATTCCTCAAACGAAAA atttaatcaaTGCTACAACATTGGCGAAATGTAAAAAGGGAATACGTATCATAAATGTGGCTCGTGGTGGCATTGTAGATGAAGAGGCATTATTGAATGCATTAAAATCGGGCCACTGTGCTGGCGCTGCTTTGGATGTATTTACAGAAGAACCGCCAAAAAACTCTGTTACACTAGAATTGATTGCACATCCTAAAGTTATCTGTACTCCTCATCTag GAGCAAGTACTGAGGAAGCTCAACAACGAGTTGCTGAAGAAATAGCCCAACAATTTTTGGTGTTAGCCGGTAGATCAACGGAATATGTAATTACCGGAATCGTAAACGCTCCAATGTTGAGCGCTGCTATGTCACATGAAAACGCATCATGGattgaattatcgaaaaaattaggCAATTTGATCAGtcgaattttaaaaggaaaattgaatataaccgtacataatcaaattattggcaataaagaaatggaaaaaaaaacattcattcATACAGCTATTCTTGTTGGAATCTTATCAGGGCAAACAAAAAATGGTTTAAATTTGATCAACGCACCGACATTAGCACAAGAAATAGGTATCGATATCAAAAGAAGCTACGAAGAGTCAACGAACATCGAAGCAATTGTTATTCAAGCTGAGGGTCATTGGATTAAAg GAACTGTTCGTAACAACAAACCGATGTTACTCTCACTAGATGACGCATTGTTTTCTGATGGAATAACTTTAGGAGATTTCATCTCTTTATATCAAACAAGTAATATACAAGATTTAGCGCAAATTGTAAACGTTTTTTCCTTGAAAAACATCAATATTTGCAACTTAAATACCAATGGAAATTGGATGATTATTCAAACTGATCGAGAAGTTTCTATACCTATCAATGGTATTGAAtccttttga
- the LOC108004181 gene encoding uncharacterized protein LOC108004181 isoform X5 has protein sequence MYQRLLSMVGKNEILFVGSLLILFCKQISSECRQLTACSCMFSNGQGYDLSPLSNSSLIATDDLTNFTFYYHPCMNIPLGNKSTDCYKGVSLCAVHNNHTFSLGKAEETKIIVEIDNTKPPVFILRNENNSITTIALACCNKLCSTHLYINSINIDKNEYHLILTSSYACKTTQIKGLSTGSILLIYFFILTGIYFIGGTIILKFLRGATGWEMVPNHEFWRNLPSLVKDGVVFTFNCCRLNSYERI, from the exons ATGTATCAAAGATTATTAAGTATGGTcgggaaaaatgaaatattatttgttggatctcttttaatacttttttgcaAACAAATATCTTCAGAATGTAGACAATTAACGGCTTGTTCATGTATGTTTTCTAATGGACAAGGTTATGATTTGTCACCTCTAAGTAATTCAAG tttaataGCCACCGATGATTTAactaatttcactttttattatcatccTTGTATGAATATACCATTAGGCAATAAATCAACTGATTGTTATAAAGGTGTTTCc TTATGTGCTGTACACAACAATCATACTTTTAGTCTAGGTAAAgcagaagaaacaaaaataattgtcgAAATAGATAATACGAAACCGCCCGTTTTCATTCTtcgtaatgaaaataatagtataacgACAATAGCTCTAGCTTGctgtaataaattatgtagcactcatttatatatcaattctatCAATATTGATAAGAATGAATAc catttaatattaacatcttCTTATGCTTGTAAAACGACGCAAATTAAAGGTCTTTCTACTGGTTCTATattgcttatttatttttttatattaactggaatatattttattggaggaacgataattttaaagtttttacgaGGAGCAACTGGTTGGGAAATGGTACCTAATCATGAATTTTGGCGGAATCTTCCTTCACTTGTTAAA gaTGGAGttgtatttacttttaattgttGTCGCTTAAACAGttatgaaagaatataa
- the LOC108004181 gene encoding uncharacterized protein LOC108004181 isoform X4 codes for MYGNSDISAIIMYQRLLSMVGKNEILFVGSLLILFCKQISSECRQLTACSCMFSNGQGYDLSPLSNSSLIATDDLTNFTFYYHPCMNIPLGNKSTDCYKGVSLCAVHNNHTFSLGKAEETKIIVEIDNTKPPVFILRNENNSITTIALACCNKLCSTHLYINSINIDKNEYHLILTSSYACKTTQIKGLSTGSILLIYFFILTGIYFIGGTIILKFLRGATGWEMVPNHEFWRNLPSLVKDGVVFTFNCCRLNSYERI; via the exons ATGTATGGTAATAGTGATATAAGTGCTATAATTATGTATCAAAGATTATTAAGTATGGTcgggaaaaatgaaatattatttgttggatctcttttaatacttttttgcaAACAAATATCTTCAGAATGTAGACAATTAACGGCTTGTTCATGTATGTTTTCTAATGGACAAGGTTATGATTTGTCACCTCTAAGTAATTCAAG tttaataGCCACCGATGATTTAactaatttcactttttattatcatccTTGTATGAATATACCATTAGGCAATAAATCAACTGATTGTTATAAAGGTGTTTCc TTATGTGCTGTACACAACAATCATACTTTTAGTCTAGGTAAAgcagaagaaacaaaaataattgtcgAAATAGATAATACGAAACCGCCCGTTTTCATTCTtcgtaatgaaaataatagtataacgACAATAGCTCTAGCTTGctgtaataaattatgtagcactcatttatatatcaattctatCAATATTGATAAGAATGAATAc catttaatattaacatcttCTTATGCTTGTAAAACGACGCAAATTAAAGGTCTTTCTACTGGTTCTATattgcttatttatttttttatattaactggaatatattttattggaggaacgataattttaaagtttttacgaGGAGCAACTGGTTGGGAAATGGTACCTAATCATGAATTTTGGCGGAATCTTCCTTCACTTGTTAAA gaTGGAGttgtatttacttttaattgttGTCGCTTAAACAGttatgaaagaatataa